One window from the genome of Podospora pseudocomata strain CBS 415.72m chromosome 6, whole genome shotgun sequence encodes:
- a CDS encoding hypothetical protein (EggNog:ENOG503P2B6; COG:S): MATTATSDVGPGAGAPFSSIITTVRRSLTSLANKGKQHARKPEDGHAQITRLIAIQPKPNSPPHPPDSEESSAGKDSHEKPPLHLLALPTELLNNILRHLNFVSILELRKTCRFFHTLASPPQLRVLFGREQLTTLLLQHCKTCLVHDPFRSNLLSCSHEDEGWPLASQCVDCALVANDERLKIGKRVKLGTEDVVQICRWCGRPIRNHEGVAGPPDPNSPGTRRDGRPFHKGNCYRSYNNSLLFFFILGWVQLTLGITGAGLSWRYWRGAVMVFAPSVTSFLLLWIVMGFLFFRGSRKRAYRYTLLLELAILGCWIPPVYYISMQIVNHPERDVDAAMQAALALFGLNLLFRLFNVMGNVVILCSTPDLTPRKKPNAGLFKRAIYKLMLWSVAWTYPPSVEHRLSSV, from the exons ATGGCCACAACAGCTACGTCTGATGTGGGgcctggagctggagctcccttctcatccatcatcacgaCGGTCCGACGCTCGCTGACGTCTCTCGCCAACAAGGGAAAACAGCACGCCAGAAAGCCCGAGGATGGACATGCTCAAATCACTCGTCTCATCGCCAtccaacccaaaccaaactctccccctcacccgccAGATAGTGAAGAATCGTCGGCCGGCAAAGACAGTCATGAGAAACCTCCACTCCACCTGCTGGCCCTGCCCACTGAGCTGCTGAACAACATTCTGCGTCATCTGAACTTTGTGTCTATCCTGGAGCTCCGAAAGACATGTCGCTTTTTCCACACCCTCgcttcacctccccagcTGCGCGTCCTCTTTGGCCGCGAGCAACTGAcgaccctcctccttcagcaTTGCAAGACGTGCCTGGTGCATGACCCCTTCCGCTCTAACCTGCTCTCTTGTAGTcacgaggatgaggggtggCCTTTGGCATCCCAGTGCGTCGACTGCGCCTTGGTGGCCAACGATGAGAGATTAAAgattgggaagagggtgaaaTTGGGCACCGAGGACGTGGTTCAGATATGCCGTTGGTGTGGAAGACCGATACGGAATCACGAAGGCGTGGCCGGGCCTCCCGATCCAAACAGTCCAGGAACCAGGAGAGATGGCCGTCCTTTTCACAAGGGCAACTGTTATCGTAGCTACAACAACAGTCTCTTGTTTTTCTTCATACTGGGCTGGGTTCAATTAACCCTCGGCATCACGGGAGCCGGGCTGAGCTGGCGGTACTGGAGAGGGGCAGTCATGGTTTTTGCACCGTCCGTCACGTcgtttctgctgctgtggatCGTCATGGGCTTCCTGTTTTTCCGAGGCAGCAGGAAGCGGGCATACCGATACACCCTCTTGTTGGAGCTTGCCATCTTGGGGTGCTGGATCCCGCCCGTTTACTACATCAGCATGCAGATCGTGAACCACCCGGAGAGGGACGTTGATGCGGCAATGCAGGCGGCGCTGGCCTTGTTTGGGTTGAACTT ACTGTTTCGATTATTCAACGTCATGGGCAATGTCGTGATTCTGTGTTCGACCCCAGATCTGACACCAAGAAAAAAGCCAAACGCTGGATTGTTCAAAAGAGCCATTTATAAGCTCATGCTGTGGTCGGTTGCGTGGACATACCCTCCAAGTGTGGAGCATAGGCTTTCATCTGTGTGA
- a CDS encoding hypothetical protein (EggNog:ENOG503PDZ9), translating into MESFTSPATRAATATHDASSVTAAAISAAAKNIRSGTDSSVKETLPDRPLRVGFQEDQPIPIRTIKDTIAERRQPERRDSCERFQLNFQQRRSNTGWSVASGLTAASTVTDITEPESPDAIDEETFDVESVLASSLPYPHGSPSRSIACSSLPTKPLAPIDTDRSSSFRQRQPVSDILPSPRKVHSDRPYQRSSDFITHPPPIEKQAGSITDDAANPDLRAACDIVSKEDGDNNEPAQQRDELSSEADGGCPSTPDGFHSSADENTPDSLSDVEVDDNSVQDFLDRALKHVFGVELCELSQGTASAAYQSVSYCLDELSYIVRSGSRHFADSAVPPVNEAARSHAGFNSTPIQGTADTTGYGGTSSGQGSRKNHNGTKKRLSGGLEGGEEEEDGDGDEGDDRQGGGGKRQRITDHGHGQNFSCPFRKRNPIRFNVRDFQSCAVQSFPDIPQLKRHIKNFHRQNSIPPFMCPRCKEDLGSHVDLVAHSAVEIHLMCEVRDVPSSLDPEDGITPQVEEVLNGRKANSKVDCWDTLWDVLFGTEEGIPDHNFVPPTELDEVHAEFRKPSSRDELRQRLATEFPLHDPDLLLSLFNEHIDSVVDTCRLRTSQLSGRPRRTRNQGPRQPTASPQRARRASHTAPLHQIQSRDTLGSNGQSGGASSTHGTPINNDSSWPSPSQPPLMSYAPSPGGYGQAVSPGGLSDTNVASLLPAQVSRRQLGITVPAPTARQVQRPTFGAPLLGTSGGTDGSASHHMRVPSGDSGISFDTAAAAGYLLRQQPGVNLVPNHFFGSTNLPVRQQFQHGIRRAGGFQGGSANTLSLDMDQVYQQQQGPYQHHMQHAHAQQLQLQPQQLQMPGQGKSPISPHSAMTVTASSPGGFFGSYELGPDQTNLGQQYPH; encoded by the exons ATGGAATCTTTCacctcaccagcaacacgAGCTGCAACCGCCACCCACGACGCATCTTCcgtcacagcagcagcaatatcagcagcagcaaagaaTATCAGATCCGGTACAGATTCTTCAGTCAAGGAAACCCTTCCAGACCGGCCGCTTCGGGTAGGCTTTCAAGAGGATCAACCCATTCCCATTCGTACCATCAAGGACACCATCGCCGAGCGCCGTCAGCCGGAGAGGCGAGACTCATGTGAGAGGTTTCAGTTGAACTTCCAACAACGAAGGTCAAACACCGGCTGGTCTGTGGCCTCTGGATTAACTGCCGCTTCAACTGTCACCGACATCACCGAGCCCGAAAGTCCTGATGCCATTGACGAAGAAACGTTTGATGTTGAATCGGTGCTGGCATCATCACTTCCCTACCCTCACGGCTCTCCATCTCGCTCTATCGCTTGCTCTTCATTACCGACAAAGCCTCTGGCTCCTATCGATACTGACAGATCCTCTTCATTTCGCCAACGCCAGCCAGTCAGTGACATTCTGCCATCACCTCGGAAAGTGCATTCGGATCGGCCATACCAGAGGAGTTCAGACTTCATCACACATCCTCCACCTATCGAGAAACAAGCTGGATCGATTACGGATGACGCGGCGAATCCAGACCTCAGGGCCGCTTGCGACATAGTTAGCAAGGAGGACGGCGATAACAACGAGCCGGCACAGCAACGGGATGAGTTATCTTCTGAAGCAGATGGAGGCTGTCCGTCCACACCGGACGGATTCCATTCCTCGGCAGATGAAAATACGCCAGATTCTCTGAGCGACGTAGAAGTGGACGACAACTCGGTGCAGGATTTCCTCGACAGAGCCCTCAAGCATGTGTTTGGTGTCGAGCTCTGTGAACTGAGCCAAGGCACCGCGTCAGCGGCTTACCAATCGGTGAGTTACTGTCTCGACGAACTATCATATATCGTCCGGTCCGGTAGCCGGCATTTCGCCGACTCTGCCGTCCCGCCAGTGAACGAGGCAGCTCGCAGTCATGCAGGTTTCAACAGCACTCCTATCCAAGGCACGGCCGACACAACTGGCTATGGCGGCACATCAAGTGGCCAGGGCAGTCGTAAAAACCACAACGGGACGAAAAAAAGACTCAGTGGGGGCCTCgaaggcggagaggaagaagaagacggggatggcgacgagggagatgatcGCCAGGGCGGTGGCGGTAAGCGCCAAAGAATAACGGACCATGGTCACGGCCAAAACTTTAGCTGTCCGTTCCGCAAGAGAAACCCCATCAGATTCAACGTTCGAGACTTTCAGAGCTGCGCGGTACAGTCCTTCCCCGACATCCCTCAGCTTAAACGGCACATCAAGAACTTCCACCGACAAAACTCGATACCGCCGTTTATGTGTCCGCGATGCAAGGAGGATCTAGGAAGCCACGTGGACTTGGTCGCCCATTCGGCCGTAGAGATACATCTCATGTGTGAAGTACGGGATGTGCCATCAAGTCTGGACCCCGAAGACGGCATCACGCcacaggtggaggaggttctcAATGGGAGAAAAGCAAACTCAAAGGTGGACTGTTGGGATACGCTCTGGGACGTGTTGTTTGGCACGGAGGAAGGGATCCCTGACCATA ATTTTGTGCCCCCTACAGAATTGGATGAGGTGCATGCCGAATTCAGGAAGCCGTCCTCCCGCGATGAACTCAGGCAGCGGCTTGCGACGGAGTTTCCTCTCCACGACCCAGACCTCCTGCTCAGCCTCTTCAACGAACACATCGATTCTGTTGTGGACACCTGCCGCTTACGGACAAGCCAACTCTCTGGGCGGCCAAGACGGACCCGCAACCAGGGCCCTCGACAGCCAACAGCAAGCCCTCAGCGGGCGAGAAGAGCTAGCCACACAGCACCCCTCCATCAGATTCAGAGCAGAGACACACTGGGGAGTAACGGCCAAAGCGGCGGGGCGTCCTCGACGCATGGCACGCCCATCAACAACGATTCGTCTTGGCCGAGTCCCAGCCAGCCGCCGTTGATGTCGTATGCGCCGTCACCGGGAGGCTATGGACAGGCCGTCAGTCCGGGAGGATTGAGTGACACCAATGTGGCATCCCTTCTCCCGGCACAAGTATCAAGGCGTCAGCTTGGTATCACTGTGCCGGCTCCGACAGCGCGGCAGGTACAGCGGCCAACATTTGGCGCGCCGCTTCTGGGGACCTCCGGAGGAACAGATGGGAGTGCCTCCCACCATATGCGGGTGCCTTCGGGGGACTCGGGGATCAGCTTCGACACGGCTGCGGCAGCCGGCTATCTCTTGCGGCAGCAGCCGGGTGTCAATCTTGTCCCGAACCACTTTTTTGGCAGCACGAATCTTCCAGTGCGGCAGCAATTCCAACATGGCATCAGACGCGCAGGTGGTTTCCAGGGAGGCAGCGCGAACACACTTAGCCTTGATATGGACCAGGTgtatcagcagcagcaggggccATACCAGCATCACATGCAGCATGCGCATGCGCAACAGCTACAGCTACAGCCACAGCAGCTGCAGATGCCGGGACAGGGGAAGTCACCCATCAGCCCGCACTCGGCCATGACGGTGACAGCTTCATCGCCAGGAGGGTTCTTTGGGAGTTATGAGCTGGGGCCAGATCAGACAAACCTGGGACAACAGTATCCACATTAA
- the HTZ1 gene encoding histone H2A.Z (EggNog:ENOG503P342; COG:B), with the protein MAGGKGKSSGGKSSGGKTSGIEGSKKQQSHSQRAGLQFPCGRVKRFLKQNTQNKMRVGAKAAVYVTAVLEYLTAEVLELAGNAAKDLKVKRITPRHLQLAIRGDEELDTLIRATIAFGGVLPHINRALLLKVEQKKKAKAAEA; encoded by the exons atggctgGCGGAAAAGGAAAGTCCTCGGGCGGCAAGAGCTCTGGTGGCAAGACATCCGGTATTGAGGGTtccaagaagcagcagagcCATTCTCAACGCGCCGGTCTGCAG TTTCCCTGCGGCCGTGTGAAGCGCTTCTTGAAGCAAAACACCCAAAATAAGATGCGCGTCGGCGCCAAGGCTGCTGTCTACGTTACTGCCGTACTGGAATACTTGACTGCCGAAGTTCTCGAGCTTGCTGGA AACGCTGCCAAGGATCTCAAGGTCAAGCGTATCACTCcccgccatctccagctcgcCATCCGTGGTGACGAAGAGCTCGATACCCTGATCCGTgccaccatcgccttcgGTGGTGTTCTCCCACACATCAACCGCGCCCTTCTGCTCAAGGtggagcagaagaagaaggccaaggccgcCGAGGCATAA